A segment of the Phocoena sinus isolate mPhoSin1 chromosome 11, mPhoSin1.pri, whole genome shotgun sequence genome:
AGTCTGTGCCCCCAAAGCCCTTTCCAGCTGCACTTGCCCTTGAAAGGGTACCTGACAACCCTCGGCTTTCAAAGCCAAAGGCTAACAGGAGGCGGCTGAGCCCAAGAACCTCAGAGGTTTTCACAGTCTAACATGTCTCTGCTCAGAAAGGTCTCAGGTTTGAGTTTTGGCTGGATTTGAGAGGTTGGGTGTCACAAGGAGAAGGTAAAACAAGGGTCCAATCCCAGTGCCAACTGGGCTCTTCACCTGTCTAGACTtctgctctttccttcctccactcTGCTCCCCACAGAGTCCTTGATTTGAGTTTGAAGTTACAGGAACTCATGGTCACTGCTACAGCGAGTGTTCCCAGCCTGGGGAGACCTTGAGCTTCTGATCACTGAGAATTACGTGCTGCAAGACACTAGCCCCCTCCTTCTGATGGCAATATGCTGTTCAATCAGAACAGAGTGCAAAGAAACGGATCTCCTACTCTTTTGGGTCCCCGGGTGCTGGATCGCAGTATCCCCATTTCTTCTCAAAGCTCACAGTCTACGAGGAACCTGATGCCTACTCTCTATTTGGCCAGCTGGATGGGGAAAGACCTTCTTTACAACAGATGACCATCAACAGCCCAGACTGAAAAAGtatggaagacagaaaaatagcTTTGTGTTTGGCAAAACCTGAATTTACTTGGTAGAtcagtctttgtttttttgttctttgttttgcggtacgtgggcctctcaccattgtggcctatcccgctgcggagcacaggctccagacgcacaggctcagcagccatggctcacgggcccagctgctccacagcatgtgggatcttcccggaccggggcacgaacccatgtcccctgcgtcgtcaggcggactctcacccactgcgccaccagggaagcccatgtagaTCAGTCTTTAATTCTGGAAGATGGATTTTCATAGAAACTACTTGCAGAATGACCTCAtcacttttcaaaatttttcttttttttttggccatggctcgaggcacgtgggaccttagttccccgaccagggatccaacctgcgccccctgcagtggaagcacagagtcttaaccactggaccgccagggaagcccccctcatcACTTTTCTAACTGGTCCAGGGCTTCATTATCAGTTTTGCATATTATCGAATGAAGTTCATTCCTCACAGGAATGTGTGGAGTGACTAATCAAAGAAAGCACATTTAAATGCCAGAGGGCGCCAAGTACTTTATTAAATTCTGGAAACATTTTCCCTTTGACAgttgtagcccctgctcgccacaactagaggaagggAACTGAGGAAAATAGTGCAAACCATTCATTAGAAACACTGtcctttaaaaggaaattaaaagttgTAACTAAGATATACATGGATACTAATGACTTAACAAGACATGAAAATTCATGACCACCGGTAAGTATAGCACATAATGAAACAACATACTAATAAGTGCTATGCTTTGAAAAACCTTTAGAAATAGAAATCTCATGTGCCCCAAtcaaatgattcattcattcacaaaattTTTTGTGTACTTAGTTtatgcaggcactgtgctagattcTGGAAATATAAAACCTAAGTGTAGCCCAAATGAGTACACGGCTACTAGATCTTAAAATGCTATTGGGGATTAAATAGAGGTAATATTTCTtaatcaaatttataagcttttatacagcaaaggaaaccataaacaaaacaaaaagacaacctacgaactgggagaaaatatttgcaaatgatgtgaccaacaagggcttaatttcctttttttttttaaattaatttatttatttggctgcaccagatctttagttgcagtatgcggcatctagttccctgcccagggatcaaacccaggtccccgcACTGGGAACGTGAAgacttaaccgctggaccaccagggaagtcccaagggcttaatttccaaaatatacaaagagctcatacaactcagtaacaaaaaaacaaacaacccaatcaagaaatggacagaagacctaaataggcatttctccagagaagatatacagatggccagtaggcacatggaaagatgctcaacatttctaattattagagaatgcaaatcaaaactacaatgaggtatcacctctcaccagtcagaatggtcatcattaaaaaaagtctacaaataataaatgttagagagggtgtggagaaaaggaatccctcctacactgttggtgggaatgtaaatcggtacagtcattgtggaaaacattatggaggttccttaaaaaactaaaaatagggcttccctggtggcgcagtggttgagagtccgcctgctgatgcaggggacacgagttcgtgccccggtccgggaagatcccacatgccgcggagcggctgggcccgtgagccatggccgttaagcctgcgcgtccggagcctgtgctccgaaacgggagaggccacaacagtgagaggcccgcgtaccgcaggaaaaaaaaaaaaaaactaaaaatagagttaccatatgatcctacaatcccactcctgggcatatatccagaaaagacaaaaactctgatttgaaaagatacatgcaccccagtgttcatagaagcactatttacaatagccaagacatggaagcaacctaaatgtccatcaacacacaaatggagggcttccctggtggcgcagtggttgggaatctgcctgccagtgcaggggacatgggtttgagccctggtccgggaagatgtcacatgccgtggagcaactaagcccgtgcaccacaactactgagcctgtgctctagagcccatgaatcacaactactgaggcccacatgcctagagcccgagccctgcaacaacagaagccaccacaatgagaagcccacgcaccacaacaaagagtagcccctgctcgccacaactagaggaagccgctagcagcaatgaagacctggtgcagccaaaaataaataataaataaataaatttatttaaaaaaaatgataaatgggtaaagaacatgtgattacatatatacaatggaatactactcagccatagaaaagaatgaaataatgccacttgcagcaaaaaggatggatctagagattatcatactaagtgaagtaagtcatacagagaaagacgaacatcatatgatatcacgtatgtggaatctaaaatgtgatacaagtgaggttatttacaaaacagaaatagactcacagacataagaACTTAACAGTTACCAACGGGAAAGGGAGGggacagataaattaggagtctgagattaacagatacaaactactatagataaaataaacaacaagctcctactgcatagcacaaggaactatatttaacatcttgtaataaactataatggaaaagaatctgaaaaagaatatatataattgaatcactttgccatacaccagaaactaacacaacattgtaaatcaactatacttcaattaaaaagatgaGGTAATGTTTCCAGAAAACCATCTCCTTCCAACCTCCTCCCTCCAGTAGTTTTCCTGCAAATCAGCCCCTTCCTAACGCTCTCTCCATTCCCAGGAGGATAAAGTTGCCTGGAAGCATACTAGTGCAAATCCTCTCCTTCTCTTTAAGGTAGAGGCAGTTAATGGAGTTACCTCTGTTGTTTAAAAGCAGAataacaggggacttccctggttggcacagtcgataagactccacgctcccaatgcagggggcccgggttcaatccctggtcaggaaactagatcccacatgcatgctgcaactaagagttcgcatgccacaactaaggagacctggagccgcaactaaggagcctgcctgcggcacctaagacctggagcaaccaaataaataattaaataaatatgaaaaaaataacattaaaaaaaaaataaaagcagaatagCAAAAGCCGGAATGTGGAAGTGCAAAGTTCTGTTTACCTTGAGTCTCACCCCCAAAGGCCTGTCCTTCAGAGTCACGAAGACAGAGCCTTAGAACTGATATGTAAGAACTGTAACTTAGGTTATATGAATTCCATtgaaacagacacacaaaacagCCTACAGGGTGTCCATAAAACTGGAAACATAGGTGAATATATATAATGCAattgaagatattttcaaagtgtaaaacactcacacacacacacacacacacacacacacacacacacaaatacttcCAGACTTTATGAAGAATGGAAATCAAGTTCCACATACCTGGAATCCTGTTAAGTGTCACCCAGAAATGTTCATCAGGAGAGTAGGTGTCCTTCGACCACCCAAGTAAATCAATGGCCCTCTGGAATTGCAGAACAAAATTAGCAAATTCTCTTGTAAGGGCTACATAGGTGGAGCCAAAGTAAATGGTGAGATTATGGGGAGGAGACATTTTTCTTATCCAAGTCCACAGCATGAAGGAAAACAACTGGTATTTCTGCTCCAAGTGCACATATCTGGTCCTTCTGATAATATGAGCTGGAGGCAGCACCCCTGGGGTGatgtttttccctttaaatccTTTTATATACTGAACGATCTCCCTGTTGGTTTTCAGGGGGAAATCTTGCCCGCAGGTGTTGATGGCGTACTTCCAGGGAACCTCTGAGTCTATGAGGTCTTGCAGGCAATTCAGGTCAGCCTGGAGCCTGGAAATTCCTGCATAGACCACAGACTCCCTCTTGGAAGCCAGAAAGGCATTTGCGAAGCAGCTCAGCAGCCTTCCTACCGAATCCTTGAAAGCAGAGGTGGCTTTCTCATCCACATGAACGCAGTAGACATTTTGAGGCATGTAAATAGCCCTGAAAAGCCTCTCAAATGTATCAAAGTCTTTGTGGATGACCATGACATATGCCAAAGGGAACTCAGCTTCGTCTTTGGACAAAGGTTTCATTATGTAGTGATTCTGGGTCAAGTACTGTTGGCAAGTCATGTTTCTCAGTGGTGTCATTGGTATATTTCCATACAAGATTTTCTTTCCTGCTATGATCATGTCACAGACTTCTGCAAGCACTGAAGAGTTTGAGATTCTCCCCACTGGAAGGTATTTTGGCAGGACTAAATTGTTGGTATAGAGGAACGAAAGAATTAGAGAAACGGCCATAAGCCCTACAACGAACTCGAACACCTTCAGCTTCATGTTTCCTACCATCTCTTCTGTGTTTGTCACTTCATATCATTGCTGAAGTCAGTCTTCAGGTCCATCCCCCGACTGCTGGGGAATCTACTCCCACTTCTTATTTTGAGCAAGAAGAGAAATACTGCCACTCACTTAAGGGACAGTGGATCAAGCACAAGCTGAAGTTCTTCTCTAACGATGAAGGGATTGAGTGGATCTGAGAACATGAGCCACTGGGGCCAACGGAGCAACAGCTGAGCAGTGTTAGGTACCTTGGTCCAGGTCAATCTCAAGTTAAGACCCTAACAAATCTGTCAGGGCTGCCGACTCAAGGTGTTCCCCCGGGGAGGAGGGGGTAGAACGTGTGTCCGTCTCGCAGCCCTCTTACCCCGGAGAGGGACACCCTCACCATCACCGACATCATGTTTGGCCACAAGGGACGGTATATTTCTTCAGTTTGGGGCCACATCAGTTGTTGTGCGGCAGGTCACCACCAGCAGTGACCGATATTAATGTTGACAGCTCCCAGAATTGCTGAAAGCAGGGTTTCTCTTTACCtaaagataaaaatcaagaaTTCAGAGACGCGGGATTGGAAGGAATCTTGCAGCTTTTTCAGACCAGCTCGCTCAAGTCACAAATGGAGCGTCTTGAAAATGAACTGTCACTGATGTTCTATCACCCTCTTGGCTCCATTTTCTCACGGACAACCTAGGAGGTGAGCATTGACCTTACACCCACTTTGCCCAAGAGGAGATTGAAGCCCACACATGCACTGACTTGCCTGAGGGTCAATAATGAGTTCATGGTAGCATGAGGTCTCGACCCTATTAGGGTCGAGAATATTGTACCTGGAATATTCACTCCCccccttttcttgatgagttcgTCCCGTCCATCAGGCCCCCCGTGTGGCACCCCTTCCCAGCCCTCCCAAGTCTGGGTTAGGAGCCCTTCCACCTGTTCTACTAGGACCTGGTGCCCCTCTCTTTGCTTGTCTGTTTGCCCCACCACTAGCCTATGGAGAGCGATTTCTGTCTACTGATCACTGGGTTTTTGGCACCTCGCCGATGTTAGGTGGTCATCATTAAATTAAGTCTagtcatttttcttccctctataCCATGGGTGGACAAAACTACAATGGGCATCATGGGTGAGGGCCAATCCACCTGACACATGTTTCTGTacagcctgtgagctaagaaCTGTTGTAAATTTTTGAATGGCTGAaaggaaatttgaagaaaaagaatatttcacGATACATGAAATTCAcgtttcagtgtccataaatacaATGCCACTGGAACATAGCCATTGGTTTACAGATTGTCCATAGCTGCTTTCCCATGGCAACAGCAGAGCTGACCAGTTGTAACAGAAACCATCTGGCCACCCAAGACTAGAATATTTACTCTTTGGCTCTTGACAGAAAAGATTTCTTGATCCCTCCCCTATAATTACTGATGTCTCTGCAAACCAGTATATTTTCTACTGTGGACTTGGTACAACTTTACcactttttcctgtattttctagaTTTCCTCACGAATGCTAGAATGACATCCTATTTGGTAGCAAAGCATTGTGCTTTAAAGagagaaatctacaaacaacaaatgcaggagagggtgtggagaaaagggaaccctcttgcactgttggtgggaaagtaagttgatacagccactatggagaacagtttggaggttcctcaaaaaactaaaaatagaattaccatatgacccagcaatcccactactaggcatataccttgagaaaaccataattcaaaaagacacctgcaccccaatgttcattgcagcactatttacaataggcaggtcatggaagcaacctaaatgcccatcgacagacgaatggataaagaagatgtggtacatatatacaatggaatattactcagccataaaatggaatgaaattgggtcatttgtagagacgtggatggatctagagaccgtcatacagagtgaagtaagtcagaaagaggaaaacaaatatcgtatattaacgcatatatgtggaacctagaaaaatggtacatatagaccggtttgcagggcagaaatagagacacagatgtagagaacaaacatatggacaccaaggggggaaagcggcagggggtggggatggtggtgggatgaatcgggcaattgggattgacatgtatacactgatgtgtataaaatggatgacaaataagaacctgctgtataaaaaataaattaaaattttaaaaaaataataaaaaataataaaaatgtataatgctcgcttaaaaaaagttattaaaaaaagaaaaagacagagagactTGGGTGGGTTTGGATCTCGGTTTTGCTGGTTCCTAGCGGTATGAGCTTGGGCAAGgggctttgcttttctgtttcagGTTTGTCATCtgtcaaataaagaaaataccaGTAAGTTTGTTTGGCGGATGAATATGGGTTAATAAGTGGAATGCAACTTGCTCAGACCTTGGCACATAGAAAACTACTGACTACTAAAACCGCTAACTGCTGAGTTGCAGACGGTCACTTTTAGAGGCTCACCTGCACCTCTAGAGAACCGGAAATTCAGAGCATGCTGCTTTGCCTGACTCCACTGTTTCTCAAACTCTGGCAAAACGTGGTGCTGCCACACACTGGCCCTGTACAGCATAGCTGGACAAGGTGGAAAATCTTGTgcgtggaaggaagggagaatttTTGTGCCAATACAGCATTTTATTCTCCCAATAGACTGGGAGCGACTCGGAGGGAAGAACACGTCTTTGAAGACATAGGAGGAGGGCTCAATGTGGCATGTGAGCGACCCCGAAGAACTTCCCAGACCTCAAGGTCCCAACCCAACCAGCCAGCCGCGGTTTCCATAAGGACATTTAAGATGTCTCATAAGCAAGCAAATTGTTTTGGTGAGTTATTCCAGAAAAACGCCATAGCAATAACTTCTATACATCTCCTTAAGtcactgggggacttccctggcaggccagtggttatgactccacgctcccaatgcctGGGACATGGatggttcgatccccggtcaggagaaccaagatcccgcatgctgcgtggcacagacagaaaagaaaagtcaTTGGAAACAATGACATTTAACGAAGGTTCTGAAAAAATGGACAAGAGACAGGTTAGATTAGATGGAAGCAAAGCAAGCAAGGTCTGGAGCACGGAGTACTCTTGGGGATTCTTTGCTATGTGCCGGCAGGGACAGCTGAGCAGCCTGTAGAGCATATGAAGGCAGTAGGATGCACCAGCGATGGTTGTGTGCCATCACTTCTATTATTCATTTGCAGAATTAGATAtcagtgctaaaaataaaaatttccccaaTGTTCTAGGCACACTCACATCAAAAtcaaatcatttaattttaattcttctcaTGTAATTTGAGTATCAAATTTTTaattctcaccttttttttttccaggaaagttAAATGGTCACATAAGAGAACTGTCCAGTGCCAGAACTGGGAAGAAGCTTAGAGGTCATCTTGTCATCTGCTGTCATTTACAGAGGAAAGCAGGA
Coding sequences within it:
- the GCNT2 gene encoding N-acetyllactosaminide beta-1,6-N-acetylglucosaminyl-transferase isoform X3, encoding MVGNMKLKVFEFVVGLMAVSLILSFLYTNNLVLPKYLPVGRISNSSVLAEVCDMIIAGKKILYGNIPMTPLRNMTCQQYLTQNHYIMKPLSKDEAEFPLAYVMVIHKDFDTFERLFRAIYMPQNVYCVHVDEKATSAFKDSVGRLLSCFANAFLASKRESVVYAGISRLQADLNCLQDLIDSEVPWKYAINTCGQDFPLKTNREIVQYIKGFKGKNITPGVLPPAHIIRRTRYVHLEQKYQLFSFMLWTWIRKMSPPHNLTIYFGSTYVALTREFANFVLQFQRAIDLLGWSKDTYSPDEHFWVTLNRIPGVPGSMPNASWAGNLRAVKWFDMEDKHGGCHGHYVHGICIYGNGDLKWLINSSSLFANKFELTTYPLTVECLELRLRERTLNQSEIAIQPSWYF